One genomic region from Anguilla rostrata isolate EN2019 chromosome 2, ASM1855537v3, whole genome shotgun sequence encodes:
- the pld6 gene encoding mitochondrial cardiolipin hydrolase isoform X1: protein MSLRRTVKVVGLGALAVTLSVEWLGWLRRRLRRWRRGRQGPLKEVLFFPTAITCVEHLYTPDPRINSACLFGSPCPCPLPHGLETSFTRLLRHLLSAAASLDLCVFAFSSQELGRAVLLLQGRGVAVRVLTDRDYMRITGSQIGALRSAGICVRHEMGAVHMHHKFAVVDGRRLITGSLNWTLTAIQSNKENILVTEEPDLVLPFIGEFQQLWDANDPARHYPRATPPSDTLALPRETAPSV from the exons ATGTCGCTGCGGCGCACGGTGAAGGTGGTCGGCCTTGGCGCCCTGGCCGTCACGCTCAGCGTGGAGTGGCTGGGCTGGCTGCGCCGCCGTCTACGGCGGTGGCGACGCGGCCGCCAGGGTCCGCTGAAGGAGGTGCTGTTCTTCCCCACCGCCATCACCTGCGTGGAGCACCTCTACACACCTGATCCCAGAATCAACAG TGCTTGTCTGTTTGgcagcccctgcccctgcccgcTGCCGCACGGCCTGGAGACCTCCTTCACGCGGCTCCTGCGGCACCTCCTGTCGGCCGCGGCGTCGCTGGACCTGTGCGTGTTCGCCTTCTCCAGCCAGGAGCTGGGCCGCgccgtgctgctgctgcagggccgGGGCGTGGCCGTGCGCGTGCTCACCGACAGGGACTACATGCGCATCACCGGCTCGCAGATCGGCGCCCTCCGCAGTGCAG GGATCTGTGTGAGGCACGAGATGGGGGCGGTCCACATGCACCACAAGTTTGCGGTGGTGGACGGGCGGCGTCTGATCACAGGCTCGCTCAACTGGACGCTGACGGCCATCCAGAGCAACAAGGAGAACATCCTGGTGACCGAGGAGCCGGACCTGGTTCTTCCTTTCATCGGGGAGTTCCAGCAGCTGTGGGATGCCAATGACCCGGCCCGACACTACCCCAGGGCCACTCCACCCTCTGACACACTGGCGCTCCCCAGAGAGACCGCTCCCTCTGTTTAA
- the pld6 gene encoding mitochondrial cardiolipin hydrolase isoform X2: MSLRRTVKVVGLGALAVTLSVEWLGWLRRRLRRWRRGRQGPLKEVLFFPTAITCVEHLYTPDPRINSPCPCPLPHGLETSFTRLLRHLLSAAASLDLCVFAFSSQELGRAVLLLQGRGVAVRVLTDRDYMRITGSQIGALRSAGICVRHEMGAVHMHHKFAVVDGRRLITGSLNWTLTAIQSNKENILVTEEPDLVLPFIGEFQQLWDANDPARHYPRATPPSDTLALPRETAPSV; the protein is encoded by the exons ATGTCGCTGCGGCGCACGGTGAAGGTGGTCGGCCTTGGCGCCCTGGCCGTCACGCTCAGCGTGGAGTGGCTGGGCTGGCTGCGCCGCCGTCTACGGCGGTGGCGACGCGGCCGCCAGGGTCCGCTGAAGGAGGTGCTGTTCTTCCCCACCGCCATCACCTGCGTGGAGCACCTCTACACACCTGATCCCAGAATCAACAG cccctgcccctgcccgcTGCCGCACGGCCTGGAGACCTCCTTCACGCGGCTCCTGCGGCACCTCCTGTCGGCCGCGGCGTCGCTGGACCTGTGCGTGTTCGCCTTCTCCAGCCAGGAGCTGGGCCGCgccgtgctgctgctgcagggccgGGGCGTGGCCGTGCGCGTGCTCACCGACAGGGACTACATGCGCATCACCGGCTCGCAGATCGGCGCCCTCCGCAGTGCAG GGATCTGTGTGAGGCACGAGATGGGGGCGGTCCACATGCACCACAAGTTTGCGGTGGTGGACGGGCGGCGTCTGATCACAGGCTCGCTCAACTGGACGCTGACGGCCATCCAGAGCAACAAGGAGAACATCCTGGTGACCGAGGAGCCGGACCTGGTTCTTCCTTTCATCGGGGAGTTCCAGCAGCTGTGGGATGCCAATGACCCGGCCCGACACTACCCCAGGGCCACTCCACCCTCTGACACACTGGCGCTCCCCAGAGAGACCGCTCCCTCTGTTTAA